From a single Bacillus pseudomycoides DSM 12442 genomic region:
- a CDS encoding MFS transporter, protein MEQSRGLKIVFLMCLGIFLCMIDTTIMNIALPAIQSSVNTSLEKMSWILNVYTMTIAVLAVPLGRIADIFGKAKMYIIGLIVFGGGSALCAFANTGDFLIFSRFIQSIGAAILFPTSMVIAVSAVPLAKRHIALSILGVTQGFSAAIGPVIGGVITENLGWRWVFFVNIPICVIGVVLCFVMLQIKNEERIKSKIDWIGLVLSSSAIFFFTLVLVKGNTWGWLSNVAWICYITSILSLLLFILVERKVSAPMVNLQLFKDRTFVGASIVVILSNLFLVGVTVLLPTFLTKIQYRTEMEAAFLVTPISAMIFIVSPLSATLIKKLGKVFIILSGFIVMSIAYYWLQMIGVDSTSADIIIPCMILGAGYGLVVGPITILSASSFEGELLTASQSIVSMLRQVGIVLAVAIFVSTLTHNLSVNKDNVYRYAEEKVRNIHVDQVEQEKILQITKEKIRNKSLESNAEKKQSEDNLGLSKEQKEKLIHEKVNEALNGVPVEYREGKREEITRQVTKEVEEKEKSIKKDILAFSNDVSHYAENKMAMSFTDLYKVSAPIILLCGLVSLVFYKGKFRVGRRRKGLTSKGW, encoded by the coding sequence ATCGAGCAATCAAGGGGGCTTAAGATAGTGTTTTTGATGTGTTTAGGTATTTTTCTTTGTATGATTGATACCACCATTATGAACATCGCTTTACCAGCAATACAATCTAGTGTAAATACGTCATTAGAAAAAATGTCATGGATTTTAAATGTGTATACAATGACAATTGCTGTGCTAGCAGTTCCGTTAGGGCGTATTGCAGATATTTTTGGTAAGGCAAAAATGTATATCATTGGTTTAATCGTTTTTGGTGGTGGTTCCGCACTTTGTGCATTTGCGAATACTGGAGATTTTCTTATCTTTTCTCGCTTTATTCAAAGTATAGGAGCCGCGATTTTATTTCCGACGAGTATGGTAATTGCAGTATCAGCAGTTCCGTTAGCTAAGAGACACATTGCGCTTAGTATTTTAGGAGTAACACAAGGGTTTTCGGCGGCAATCGGACCAGTGATAGGTGGGGTTATTACAGAAAATTTAGGTTGGAGATGGGTATTTTTTGTCAATATTCCGATTTGTGTAATTGGAGTTGTTTTATGCTTTGTTATGCTACAAATAAAAAATGAAGAACGTATTAAATCCAAAATAGATTGGATCGGATTAGTATTAAGTAGCTCTGCAATTTTCTTTTTCACCCTTGTATTAGTTAAGGGGAACACATGGGGTTGGCTGAGTAACGTAGCGTGGATTTGCTATATTACTAGTATTCTCTCTCTCTTGTTATTTATTTTAGTCGAAAGAAAAGTTTCAGCGCCTATGGTGAATTTGCAGCTATTTAAAGATCGAACCTTTGTTGGAGCATCTATTGTGGTCATATTAAGCAATCTATTTTTGGTTGGAGTAACTGTCTTACTTCCGACTTTTCTTACAAAAATACAATATCGAACAGAAATGGAAGCGGCTTTTTTAGTTACACCTATTTCAGCAATGATATTTATTGTTTCCCCACTATCTGCAACGCTAATTAAAAAGCTTGGGAAAGTTTTTATTATTTTATCGGGTTTCATAGTGATGAGCATAGCGTATTATTGGTTACAAATGATAGGAGTAGATTCAACAAGTGCAGATATTATTATTCCTTGTATGATATTAGGTGCTGGATATGGTTTAGTCGTAGGTCCCATTACGATTTTAAGTGCTTCTTCATTTGAAGGGGAATTACTAACCGCTTCCCAAAGCATTGTATCGATGTTGAGACAAGTAGGGATTGTATTAGCTGTTGCTATATTTGTATCAACTTTAACTCATAATCTATCTGTAAATAAAGACAATGTTTATCGTTATGCTGAAGAGAAAGTTCGTAATATTCATGTGGATCAGGTTGAGCAAGAAAAAATATTGCAAATAACAAAAGAAAAAATCCGAAATAAAAGTTTAGAATCAAATGCTGAAAAAAAACAAAGTGAAGACAATCTCGGCTTGAGCAAGGAACAAAAAGAGAAATTGATTCATGAAAAAGTGAATGAAGCTTTAAATGGAGTTCCAGTGGAATATAGAGAAGGAAAAAGAGAAGAAATTACAAGGCAAGTAACAAAAGAAGTGGAAGAAAAAGAAAAAAGTATAAAGAAAGATATCCTTGCATTCTCAAATGATGTTAGTCATTATGCCGAAAATAAGATGGCAATGAGCTTTACAGATTTATATAAAGTAAGTGCACCAATTATTTTACTTTGTGGTTTGGTGAGTTTGGTGTTTTATAAAGGAAAGTTTCGAGTTGGTAGGAGAAGAAAAGGGTTAACGAGTAAGGGATGGTGA
- a CDS encoding DedA family protein: MEQQLHYLISHFGYFGIIIALVGGIIGLPIPDETLLTFVGYYVYKGEMNFLLALLSACIGSSIGITISYLLGVKLGIPFLKKFGPKIHITENKINRTQILFQKIGPALLFIGYFIPGVRHVTAYLAGISRFRFWTFCLYAYSGALLWSFTFIKLGLELGEKWRHVVHYAHRYSLILLIVLVILVGLIFVYFRFKKDRN, translated from the coding sequence ATAGAACAACAATTACATTATCTCATTTCGCATTTTGGATATTTCGGGATTATTATTGCTTTAGTGGGTGGAATTATCGGGTTACCGATACCTGATGAAACGTTGTTAACGTTTGTAGGGTACTATGTATATAAAGGGGAAATGAATTTTCTACTTGCATTACTAAGTGCATGTATCGGTTCGTCAATTGGTATTACTATTAGTTATTTGTTAGGAGTGAAACTTGGGATTCCGTTTTTAAAGAAATTTGGTCCGAAAATACATATTACAGAAAATAAAATAAATCGAACACAGATTTTGTTTCAGAAGATTGGTCCTGCCTTATTATTTATTGGCTATTTTATTCCTGGGGTTCGCCATGTTACTGCCTATTTAGCGGGTATTTCTCGTTTTCGATTTTGGACTTTTTGCCTTTATGCATATTCAGGAGCATTATTATGGAGTTTCACCTTTATCAAGTTAGGATTAGAACTGGGAGAAAAGTGGCGTCATGTAGTACACTATGCTCACCGTTATAGCCTCATTCTTTTAATTGTGCTAGTTATCCTTGTGGGTTTGATTTTTGTATATTTTCGCTTCAAAAAAGATAGAAACTAA
- a CDS encoding undecaprenyl-diphosphatase encodes MNFKDLDYEWFNFINSKVQQYPLIDDVMIIFAEYVQYAFVLLLILLWIKNKPQFRVMAFQSIVAFTLAYSINRIIEIFIYRERPFVSHNITKLVDHAANSSFPSDHATSAVVIAATLLLSAYRFKYTWFFLALGVAFSRIWVGVHYPLDVIAGCVHGILIALFTQYVVFKIRPFATLIAKPIFQGKTS; translated from the coding sequence ATGAATTTTAAAGACTTAGATTATGAATGGTTCAACTTTATAAATAGTAAGGTACAGCAATATCCACTGATAGATGATGTAATGATTATATTTGCAGAATATGTACAATATGCTTTCGTGTTACTACTCATCCTGTTATGGATAAAGAATAAACCTCAATTTCGTGTAATGGCTTTTCAATCGATTGTTGCGTTTACTTTAGCGTATTCCATCAATAGAATTATCGAGATATTTATTTATAGAGAGCGTCCTTTTGTCTCACATAACATCACAAAACTTGTAGATCATGCTGCCAATTCTTCTTTTCCAAGTGATCATGCAACATCAGCTGTTGTAATTGCAGCTACACTATTGCTATCTGCCTATCGTTTTAAATATACTTGGTTTTTCTTAGCACTTGGTGTAGCTTTTTCGAGAATATGGGTAGGAGTACATTATCCATTGGATGTAATTGCAGGATGTGTACATGGAATATTAATAGCATTATTTACGCAGTACGTTGTATTTAAAATACGACCTTTCGCTACATTAATTGCGAAACCTATTTTTCAAGGGAAAACTAGCTAA
- a CDS encoding MFS transporter — MLDTADGSIRNHMYTVEEQQKIYKRTLVIVSISQMFGGAGLAAGITVGALLAQQMLGTDAFAGLPAAMFTMGSAGAALVVGRLSQRYGRRIGLATGFMVGGLGAIGVVIAALTNSIILLLASLLIYGAGTATNLQARYAGTDLANKKQRATAISITMVMTTFGAVAGPNLVGVMGSFALSIGIPELAGPFILSAAAFLLAGLVLFVMLRPDPLIIANRIETYKQEHTNKGRAITEKSIANKRGVTVGAIVMILTQIVMVAIMTMTPVHMEHHGHGLNEVGLVIGFHVGAMYLPSLVTGILVDKIGRMAMSIASGVILLSAGVVAAIAPSDSLILLIIALSLLGLGWNLGLISGTAQIVDATEPLTRAKTQGKVDVFIALAGASGGAMSGMVVANSSYAALSLAGGALALLLIPVVIWSRKGEEHEIK, encoded by the coding sequence ATGCTTGATACAGCTGATGGTTCAATAAGGAATCATATGTATACAGTAGAAGAACAACAAAAGATATATAAACGAACATTAGTGATCGTAAGTATTTCACAAATGTTTGGTGGTGCGGGATTGGCTGCTGGAATTACGGTAGGCGCACTTCTTGCGCAGCAAATGCTTGGAACAGATGCATTCGCGGGATTGCCAGCAGCCATGTTTACAATGGGATCTGCAGGAGCAGCTTTAGTAGTAGGCAGGCTTTCTCAGCGTTATGGACGCCGGATCGGGCTTGCGACAGGATTTATGGTAGGAGGGCTTGGTGCTATTGGTGTTGTAATCGCAGCTTTAACAAATAGTATTATTCTCTTACTTGCTTCCTTACTCATATATGGTGCAGGCACAGCCACAAATTTACAAGCCCGTTATGCCGGTACGGATTTAGCAAATAAGAAGCAAAGGGCAACTGCTATTAGTATTACAATGGTTATGACGACTTTTGGTGCGGTAGCAGGACCAAATTTGGTAGGGGTAATGGGGAGCTTTGCTCTTTCTATTGGTATTCCTGAACTTGCTGGTCCGTTCATATTATCAGCAGCTGCATTTTTGTTAGCAGGTCTCGTACTTTTCGTTATGCTTCGTCCAGATCCATTAATAATAGCGAACAGGATAGAAACATATAAACAGGAACATACAAATAAAGGGCGTGCGATAACTGAGAAATCGATAGCAAATAAAAGGGGCGTTACAGTTGGGGCCATCGTTATGATACTTACTCAAATTGTTATGGTTGCAATTATGACTATGACTCCCGTACATATGGAACACCATGGACATGGATTAAATGAAGTGGGCCTTGTTATTGGATTTCATGTAGGAGCAATGTACCTTCCATCACTCGTTACAGGAATTCTTGTTGATAAGATTGGTCGAATGGCAATGAGTATTGCTTCCGGAGTTATACTACTTAGTGCGGGAGTGGTAGCTGCCATTGCACCGAGCGATTCTTTAATTCTCCTGATCATTGCTCTTTCTTTACTTGGATTAGGATGGAACCTTGGATTAATAAGTGGCACTGCTCAAATTGTTGATGCAACAGAACCTTTAACGCGTGCAAAGACACAAGGGAAAGTGGATGTTTTTATTGCATTGGCAGGAGCTTCTGGGGGAGCGATGTCAGGCATGGTGGTAGCGAATTCGAGTTATGCGGCATTATCATTAGCTGGAGGGGCTTTAGCCTTATTACTCATTCCTGTTGTGATATGGTCTAGAAAAGGTGAAGAACATGAAATAAAATAG
- a CDS encoding YwqG family protein gives MQKTLQNVLEKYNAMHLEKHILNSLEPTIQIRLRKGSDEQIAVGTSKLGGFPDLPDELKIPTYNDIPLHFIGQLNLEEIQPYHKGNPLPTKGMLYFFYDAEEQPWGFDLRDIGGHRVLYTENIENLKRRELQTEVFPPSIISFQETWTLAKEKVGETGLSNDDEWDLYKEIEELYIDGLHHLLGSAQAIQSEAMAEECHLVTNGIYLGNGYPSDQEIKHLPGSAQDWMLLLQLDTNDESEMDWGDTGLLYFWIKKEDLLQRNFENTWLILQCC, from the coding sequence ATGCAAAAAACGCTACAAAATGTACTCGAAAAATATAATGCCATGCATCTAGAAAAGCATATTTTAAATTCTCTTGAGCCAACAATTCAAATTCGTCTACGTAAAGGATCTGATGAGCAAATAGCAGTGGGAACCTCAAAATTAGGAGGTTTTCCAGACTTACCTGATGAATTAAAGATTCCAACATACAACGACATACCGTTACACTTTATTGGACAGCTGAATTTAGAAGAAATACAACCTTATCACAAAGGAAACCCACTACCTACGAAGGGCATGTTATATTTCTTTTATGACGCAGAAGAACAACCATGGGGGTTTGACCTAAGAGATATTGGAGGTCATCGCGTTCTGTACACAGAAAATATAGAAAACCTAAAACGACGAGAACTTCAAACAGAAGTGTTCCCTCCTTCCATCATCTCCTTTCAAGAAACTTGGACATTAGCAAAAGAAAAAGTCGGAGAAACAGGTTTATCAAATGATGATGAATGGGATCTTTATAAAGAAATAGAAGAATTGTATATCGATGGATTGCATCATTTACTCGGCTCCGCACAAGCTATACAATCAGAAGCAATGGCGGAAGAGTGTCATCTTGTTACAAACGGAATCTATTTAGGAAATGGGTACCCCTCAGATCAAGAGATAAAACATTTGCCTGGCAGCGCCCAAGATTGGATGTTACTGTTACAACTTGATACCAATGATGAATCTGAAATGGATTGGGGAGACACTGGCTTATTATATTTCTGGATCAAAAAAGAAGATTTATTGCAAAGAAACTTTGAAAATACATGGTTGATTTTGCAATGTTGTTAA
- a CDS encoding polyphosphate kinase 2 family protein, translated as MTKDRLAQVDLTKRMESKSKYNKKLEKYQRRLLALQQILQKEKIAVIMAMEGWDAAGKGGAIKRITEHLDPRGFQVNPIGAPAPHEKRYHYLQRFWRKIPQYGQITIFDRSWYGRVLVERVEAFATKEEWNRAYDEINDFEKLLTDDHYIVAKFFYHISKDEQLVRFKDREKNPLKRWKITDEDWRNREKWDEYARAMEEMFEKTDKLNARWNIIASNDKLYARVKTLKVIISLIEDYFLQHRIELPSYYYEMKEEKEEIEHVQDIGR; from the coding sequence ATGACAAAAGATCGTCTTGCTCAAGTAGATTTAACGAAAAGAATGGAATCAAAATCAAAGTATAATAAGAAGCTTGAAAAGTATCAAAGGCGCTTATTAGCGTTGCAGCAAATTTTACAAAAAGAAAAAATAGCCGTTATTATGGCGATGGAAGGTTGGGATGCGGCTGGAAAAGGAGGGGCAATTAAACGAATTACTGAGCATCTGGATCCGCGTGGATTTCAAGTAAATCCAATTGGTGCGCCTGCTCCTCATGAAAAACGTTACCATTATTTGCAACGCTTCTGGAGGAAAATTCCTCAGTATGGTCAAATCACAATTTTTGATCGCTCTTGGTATGGTCGTGTATTGGTAGAGCGTGTAGAGGCATTCGCTACAAAGGAAGAATGGAATAGAGCATACGATGAAATCAATGATTTCGAAAAATTATTAACAGATGATCATTACATAGTAGCAAAATTCTTCTATCATATTAGTAAAGATGAGCAGTTAGTGCGATTTAAAGATCGAGAGAAAAATCCTCTTAAGAGATGGAAAATTACAGATGAAGATTGGCGCAATCGTGAAAAGTGGGATGAATACGCCCGGGCAATGGAAGAAATGTTTGAGAAAACAGATAAACTGAATGCAAGATGGAATATTATCGCTAGTAACGATAAATTATATGCGCGTGTGAAAACATTGAAAGTGATCATTTCATTGATTGAGGATTATTTCTTGCAGCATAGAATAGAATTGCCATCATACTATTATGAAATGAAAGAAGAAAAAGAAGAGATTGAACACGTGCAAGATATAGGTCGTTAA
- the hflX gene encoding GTPase HflX, with translation MEELVQKAILVGVNLNSESDFEYSMEELTNLAEACDVEVIGRVTQNLHRVNPSHYIGKGKIEEVSAFVKEADANMVIFNDELSPSQIRNLEADLDCKVIDRTILILDIFAQRAKTKEAQLQVEVAHLQYMMPRLIGLRESLGRQSGGVGTKNKGVGEKKLELDRRKIEEQIAVLNKELEALVAQRQTQRKQRKKNEIPVVSLVGYTNAGKSTIMNTMLEIFNGSTEKQVFEKDMLFATLETSVRNIELPDNKSFLLTDTVGFVSKLPHHLVKAFRSTLEEVAEADLLIHVVDYANPNYEQLIEITNQTLKQIGVENIPTIYAYNKSDMMDVEIPKIQEDRVYLSAKQQIGIEELVEMIRSYIYKEYTKCEMLIPYDQGQVVSYFNDHAHVVSTSYENEGTKLSLECKTSDFEKYKRFVI, from the coding sequence ATGGAAGAACTAGTACAAAAAGCGATATTAGTTGGAGTTAATTTAAATAGTGAAAGTGATTTTGAATATTCAATGGAGGAGTTAACGAATCTTGCAGAAGCTTGTGATGTGGAAGTTATAGGGAGAGTTACTCAAAATTTACATCGCGTGAATCCATCACATTATATTGGAAAAGGGAAAATTGAAGAGGTTTCTGCTTTTGTGAAGGAAGCAGATGCGAATATGGTTATTTTTAATGATGAGTTATCGCCTTCACAAATTCGAAATTTAGAAGCTGACTTAGATTGTAAAGTCATTGATCGTACCATTTTAATTTTAGATATTTTTGCGCAGCGTGCTAAGACGAAAGAAGCGCAGTTGCAAGTTGAAGTCGCGCACCTACAATATATGATGCCGCGTTTAATCGGTCTTCGTGAATCTTTAGGAAGACAGAGCGGCGGCGTTGGTACGAAGAATAAAGGTGTCGGTGAGAAGAAATTAGAGCTGGACCGTCGTAAAATTGAAGAGCAAATTGCAGTATTAAATAAAGAATTAGAAGCGCTTGTTGCACAACGTCAAACGCAGCGTAAACAGCGTAAGAAAAACGAAATTCCTGTTGTTTCATTAGTAGGATATACAAATGCAGGTAAATCAACGATTATGAATACGATGCTTGAAATCTTTAATGGTTCGACTGAGAAGCAAGTGTTTGAAAAGGATATGCTATTTGCGACCTTGGAAACATCCGTACGCAATATTGAACTTCCAGATAATAAATCATTCTTATTAACAGATACAGTTGGTTTTGTAAGCAAATTACCGCATCATCTTGTGAAAGCATTCCGTTCAACGTTAGAAGAAGTAGCGGAGGCGGATTTATTGATTCATGTAGTGGATTATGCAAATCCAAATTATGAACAATTAATTGAGATTACAAACCAAACATTAAAACAAATTGGTGTTGAAAACATCCCAACGATTTATGCGTATAATAAATCAGATATGATGGATGTTGAAATTCCGAAAATCCAGGAGGACCGAGTATATCTATCTGCAAAACAACAAATTGGGATTGAAGAGCTTGTAGAAATGATTCGTTCTTACATTTACAAAGAGTATACAAAGTGTGAGATGTTAATTCCTTATGATCAAGGGCAAGTTGTATCCTATTTCAATGATCATGCTCATGTTGTATCTACGAGCTATGAAAATGAAGGTACAAAACTTTCACTCGAATGTAAGACGAGTGATTTTGAAAAATATAAGCGTTTTGTTATTTAA
- a CDS encoding Vga family ABC-F type ribosomal protection protein: MFLLEANHIKYYVQDRLLLDVDQLQIHQNARIGLVGRNGSGKTTLFQMLAGKISPEEGNVIQRTRCELLPQLKRTDTTKSGGEVTQEYVQKALMKDAELLLADEPTTNLDTEHIEWLEKKLKSWQGAFIIISHDRAFLDALCTTIWELNEGKIKEYTGNYSDYVKQKEIELNQEQLAYEKYEKKKKQLEEALKLKEKKAERATKAPKKVSKSEARITGAKPYFAKKQKKLQKTATAIETRLEKLEKVEKVKGLSPIKMNLPNAETFKNRIILRVDGVTGKVGERVLWSKTSFHIRGGDKLAIIGSNGSGKTTFVKKIMNQEYGIKLSPAVKIGYFSQNLNILDTEKSIIENVQLYSKQDETLIRTVLARMHFFRDDVYKPVGVLSGGERVKVALTKLFLSDINTLVLDEPTNFLDMEAVEALESLLKEYEGSVIFVSHDRRFIENIATRILTIRNQKIELFEGNYQQYKLNQVEKTRDTKEDKLLLLETKISEVLSRLSIEPSEELEIEFQKLLKEKREL, translated from the coding sequence ATGTTTTTATTAGAAGCTAATCATATAAAGTACTATGTACAGGATCGTTTATTACTAGATGTGGACCAATTGCAAATTCATCAAAATGCTCGAATTGGGTTAGTTGGTAGAAATGGAAGCGGGAAAACGACGTTATTTCAAATGTTGGCTGGAAAAATTTCTCCAGAAGAAGGAAATGTTATTCAACGTACTAGGTGTGAGCTTTTGCCGCAGCTTAAACGAACAGATACAACAAAAAGTGGTGGGGAAGTGACGCAAGAATATGTCCAAAAAGCTCTTATGAAAGATGCCGAGCTTTTACTTGCAGATGAACCGACTACAAATCTTGATACAGAACATATCGAATGGTTGGAGAAAAAGTTAAAAAGTTGGCAAGGGGCATTTATCATTATTTCGCATGACCGTGCATTTTTAGATGCTCTTTGTACAACGATATGGGAATTGAATGAAGGGAAAATAAAAGAGTATACAGGCAACTATAGTGATTATGTAAAACAAAAAGAAATAGAGCTAAATCAAGAACAATTAGCGTATGAAAAGTATGAGAAAAAGAAAAAGCAGTTGGAAGAAGCGTTAAAGTTAAAAGAGAAAAAAGCTGAAAGAGCAACAAAGGCGCCAAAAAAGGTAAGTAAATCCGAAGCGAGAATTACAGGAGCAAAGCCATACTTTGCCAAAAAGCAAAAGAAGCTACAAAAAACAGCAACGGCCATCGAAACGAGATTAGAAAAACTTGAAAAGGTAGAAAAAGTAAAGGGGCTCTCACCAATTAAGATGAATTTGCCAAATGCAGAAACGTTTAAAAACCGGATTATTCTTCGTGTAGATGGTGTAACAGGTAAAGTTGGGGAACGTGTGCTTTGGAGCAAAACAAGTTTTCACATTCGGGGCGGTGATAAATTAGCGATTATCGGTTCAAATGGAAGTGGGAAAACGACATTTGTCAAAAAAATCATGAACCAAGAGTATGGTATTAAGCTTTCACCAGCTGTTAAAATTGGCTATTTTAGTCAAAACTTAAACATATTAGATACGGAGAAATCAATTATCGAAAATGTCCAACTCTATTCAAAACAGGATGAAACACTGATTCGAACGGTTCTTGCGAGAATGCATTTTTTCAGAGATGATGTTTATAAGCCGGTAGGGGTTTTAAGTGGTGGTGAGCGAGTGAAAGTAGCGCTGACAAAGCTATTTTTAAGTGATATTAATACTTTAGTGTTAGATGAGCCGACGAACTTTCTTGATATGGAAGCTGTTGAAGCGTTAGAGTCTCTTCTAAAAGAATATGAAGGAAGTGTAATCTTTGTCTCGCATGATCGCCGGTTTATCGAAAATATTGCTACGCGAATTTTAACAATCCGCAATCAAAAGATTGAATTATTTGAAGGGAATTATCAGCAATATAAACTCAATCAAGTGGAAAAGACGCGAGATACGAAAGAAGATAAGCTTCTTTTACTTGAAACAAAAATATCGGAAGTGCTAAGTCGCTTAAGTATTGAACCGTCCGAAGAATTAGAAATAGAATTTCAAAAACTTTTAAAAGAAAAACGAGAATTATAA
- a CDS encoding MFS transporter — MQAVSKENKIASPTIYRILFAISFGHFLNDSMQAVVPALFPILEKSMNLSYMQVGWIAFALNMTSSIMQPVFGMYSDKKPSPFLLPLGMFSSMLGMIGLAFAPNFIIVIISVLFIGLGSAVFHPEGARVAYMAAGAKRGLAQSIYQVGGNTGNSLAPIFTALIFVPLGQVGSLGFTAFAAVGIVLLIFVSNWYKNELVNGAMRRKKRAALEAENAIVSKHIKFVIVLLVFLTFVRSWYGAGIGNFYQFYLIEHYGVSIKNAQYFVFAFMIAGVLGTFFGGPLADRFGKKNIIVFSMLGSAPLALLLPHVSLAWVVPLFLCIGFISSSSFSVIVVYAQELVPGKVGMVSGLIVGLAFGLGALGAVVLGKLADVYSLQFIMVLCSCLPLIGLTSWLLPSDRKTR, encoded by the coding sequence ATGCAGGCAGTTTCAAAGGAAAATAAAATAGCTTCACCAACGATATATCGTATTTTATTTGCGATTAGTTTCGGTCATTTTTTAAATGACTCGATGCAAGCTGTTGTACCGGCACTGTTTCCTATTTTGGAAAAGTCGATGAATTTGTCCTATATGCAGGTAGGATGGATTGCATTCGCGTTAAATATGACGTCATCGATTATGCAGCCGGTGTTTGGGATGTATTCAGATAAGAAACCATCTCCATTTTTATTACCGCTCGGTATGTTTTCGAGTATGCTTGGGATGATTGGACTTGCGTTCGCACCAAACTTTATTATCGTTATTATTTCAGTTTTATTTATCGGATTAGGATCAGCAGTCTTTCATCCTGAAGGCGCACGTGTTGCTTATATGGCAGCTGGTGCAAAGCGAGGGTTAGCGCAGTCAATTTATCAAGTAGGAGGAAATACAGGGAATTCTCTTGCACCAATTTTTACAGCGCTAATTTTTGTTCCGCTTGGGCAAGTTGGATCACTTGGATTCACGGCTTTTGCAGCGGTAGGTATTGTGTTATTAATTTTTGTTTCAAATTGGTACAAAAATGAGTTAGTAAATGGTGCGATGCGAAGAAAGAAACGAGCTGCACTTGAGGCGGAGAATGCAATTGTTAGTAAGCATATTAAGTTTGTAATTGTTCTTCTTGTTTTCTTAACCTTTGTTCGTTCTTGGTATGGAGCTGGCATTGGGAACTTCTATCAGTTTTATTTAATCGAGCATTATGGTGTGTCTATTAAAAATGCACAGTACTTTGTATTTGCTTTTATGATTGCTGGGGTACTGGGTACATTCTTTGGTGGGCCATTAGCAGATCGATTTGGTAAGAAAAATATTATCGTATTTTCAATGCTAGGTTCTGCGCCGCTTGCACTTTTATTACCACATGTTTCTCTAGCGTGGGTTGTGCCGTTATTTTTATGTATAGGTTTTATTAGTTCCAGTAGCTTTAGTGTTATTGTTGTGTATGCGCAGGAGCTCGTTCCGGGAAAAGTTGGAATGGTGTCAGGATTAATTGTCGGTCTTGCGTTTGGCCTTGGAGCATTAGGTGCCGTTGTTCTTGGGAAATTAGCAGACGTGTATAGTCTGCAATTTATTATGGTATTATGTAGTTGTTTACCATTAATTGGACTTACGTCATGGTTACTACCAAGCGATCGAAAAACACGATAG
- the cysK gene encoding cysteine synthase A, translating to MKLSQNVTELIGDTPVLRLSRFVPEDAADVYVKLEMFNPSRSVKDRAAYNLIHMAEEQGLIKPGDTIIEPTSGNTGIGLAMNAAAKGYKAILIMPDNMSKERINLLKAYGAEVVLTPAEQRMPGAIAKAVELQKQISNSFIPQQFENPANPNIHRYTTALEIYEQMDGKLDAFVATAGTGGTITGTGEILKEKLPNLYIAVVEPKGSPVLSGGVPGPHKLVGTSPGFIPKNLNTEIYNEIIQIADEEALSTMRNLAKQEGILVGPSSGASVYAAITIAKQLGAGKKVLCIAPDTGERYLSMGLFE from the coding sequence ATGAAACTATCTCAAAATGTTACAGAATTAATTGGAGATACACCTGTCTTACGGTTATCGCGATTCGTTCCAGAAGATGCGGCAGATGTGTATGTGAAATTGGAAATGTTTAATCCATCTCGTAGTGTGAAAGACCGAGCGGCGTATAATTTAATTCATATGGCGGAAGAGCAAGGGCTCATTAAGCCAGGTGATACGATTATTGAACCAACAAGTGGAAATACAGGGATTGGTTTAGCGATGAACGCAGCTGCTAAAGGATACAAAGCGATTTTAATTATGCCAGATAATATGTCAAAAGAACGGATTAACTTGCTTAAGGCATATGGGGCTGAAGTTGTTTTGACACCCGCAGAACAAAGAATGCCAGGAGCAATTGCGAAGGCGGTAGAATTACAAAAACAAATATCAAATAGCTTTATTCCGCAGCAGTTTGAAAATCCAGCAAACCCGAATATTCATCGCTATACAACAGCTCTTGAAATTTATGAACAAATGGATGGAAAGCTAGATGCATTTGTAGCAACTGCTGGAACTGGTGGAACCATTACTGGCACAGGAGAAATATTGAAAGAAAAACTACCAAATTTATATATTGCAGTAGTTGAACCGAAAGGATCTCCTGTTTTATCTGGTGGTGTGCCGGGTCCTCATAAACTAGTTGGAACAAGCCCAGGGTTTATTCCGAAAAACTTAAATACGGAAATATATAATGAAATTATTCAAATTGCGGATGAAGAAGCGCTTAGTACAATGAGAAATCTAGCAAAACAAGAGGGAATATTAGTAGGACCATCTTCAGGTGCCTCGGTCTATGCTGCAATCACGATAGCAAAACAATTAGGTGCTGGTAAGAAAGTGTTATGTATTGCACCTGATACGGGAGAGCGTTATTTAAGTATGGGATTGTTTGAATAA